The sequence below is a genomic window from Pseudomonas cremoricolorata.
CCAGGCCCAGCGCGGTGGTCGGTAAGCGCTGTGCCTGCGCAGCGTCGAGGCCCGCCAGCAACGCCTGAATATGCGCATCGGCTTCAGCCAGGCGCTGGTTGTGCGCCAGGGCGCGCTCGACCCAGCGATCCAGTCGTGGATCATCCAGCACCGACCACCAGCGCCTCGGCAGCGGTTGTTCACTCAGGCCTGCCGGCAGCCGGGCAGGACGCTCGAGCTGCAGCACCGGCTGAGGCGGCTCGGGCAATGCGGGTGCCGCACAGGCGCCGAGCAGCGTCGCCAGGGCGGCGACAGCGCAAGCGCGCAGGGTAATCAAAGGCGCAACGGTAGGCATGACGGCATCGCTTCAATCAAGGTGAAGCGAGGTTAACCAAGCGCCTGATGAGCCCGCCGCCGCGAAGCGGACAAGCGTGCGCGCGAAATGGACAGCAGGGGTTCAGCGCACCACGCCGCGCTGTTGCAGGGTGTTCAGCTGCCAGTGCCGAGGGCTCAGTCCAAGCACGCGTTTGAACATCGCGGCGAAGGCGCTGGCGCTCTGGTAGCCATGATCGAGGGCGACGGCAAGAATCGGCTGCCCGGCCGCCAGGCAGCGCTGACTCAGCATGACCCGCGCATGGGTGTGCCACTCGCCGAAGGTCATGCCCACTTCCCGCTGAAACAGGCGTGCAACGCTACGGGCGCTGAGGTTCAGGCGTGCGCCACACTGTTGGAGGCTGATGTCTTGGGCCGGGTCATCGAGGAAGGCTTCGCACCAGCCGCGCAGGCGCGGGTGATGGGGTATGGGAACGAAGGCCGAAATGCGCTGGGCCGTAGCCAGTTCAGCGAAGATCAGCGCCTGCGCCGAGGCGCTTGCCTCACGTTCGAGCAAACGCGAGGCCGCGAGGACCAGCGCATGCAGCAGGCCCGAGACGACGATCACCTCACACCCTTCGACCCGCGCCGGCAACAGCAAGGTGCGCATGCCTACCGAGCCCTCCATGCGCACGGCATGCTCGACCCCCGCCGGCATCCACAGCGCGTGGCCTGCTGGAATCACCCAACTGCCTGCGGCAGTGCTGACCCGCATCACGCCACACGCGGCGTAGATCAGTTGATCGTCGCTGTGGCAGTGCTCGGCCACGGCGGCGCCGTGGGCGTAATCCATGACCAGTGCTTGCATGGGTGCTGTTCCTTGAAACGGAGCAGCAGTATACCGAGGCCGGCGGTTAGAACGTTGCCGTGTGTGCCACCCAGACGGGTCACAGAGCAATCCGTATTCAGAATCGAGGCGTTTTCAGCAATTCTCACGAATTCGGCACTTGAAGGGTGGGTTCAGGACCTGTTGATGCACAGTCGGCGCCAGCATCCTGCAGCCCTATGCGATCCACGAACATCTGTACAAATTATGTCCAAACCTGGCCAAGCCTTGAAGGTCATGGCATCCAGCGCGTTATCCACAGACCTACCCACGCTTTTTGTGGACAGATTCCCCACTATCCATCGCTTTATCGCACCGTCAGCAACGCTTCGTTGGCTTGCCTAACCAGTTCGATCCATTCGCGGGTGCTGATGACCCCGTCATGCTCGAGCGCCTGCGCCTGGAGCAACGCGCGCTGATAGTCGTCTTCGTGAAACCCGGGCAAGCCCAGAAACTGATTGCGCCACCGGCCTATGGCGGTCACGCCGTTGTCGTGTTGCCTGATCACTCGCACTTGCTCCCCTGCTCGAAACGCTGCGCAGGTTAACCGACGTGACATGAAGAAGTGATGACCTGTGCCTGTTGACACAAGCAAGATCAGCGATCACTGCCTGGACGGCGGCCTCGGGCCTGCCTGCGCGCCAGACAGGCCGTACCGTGGTGCTCAGTTCGGCGGTATGGTGCCGAGCAGGCCAATGACGATTGCCAGCACGAGAAAACCACCGATGAACCATGCCATCTTGCCCATTGCGAACCTCTACTCTGCGTGAACCAACGGCCTGGCCGACGCGCGCCACCTGCGGCGCAGTGCGACCTGCCCAGCACAGGCCGGAATCGATGGCTGGGGCTGGTAGGCATTTTCCGCCTCGGACTGATACGGTTACAGATGCAGGTTCTTGGAAAAAAAGCAGATCAGATGAGCCGGCAGCGCTGATGCGGTGACAGGCTGTAGCAATTGCAGAGAACCGTCGTTAGGCTAGCGCTGGGCTTCACAAGGCCCGTCTATGTGCCACCGACCTATCGAAAAAGGAACGAAACATGCTGATCAAATGGACTTCACTGGGCGCAGCACTGGGCATTGCCCTGCTGCTGGCGGGTTGCTCGGAAGAAAAAGTCCCCGAGGCGACCACGGTCACCTGCGCGCCCGACCAGTACGAACAGCAGTTGGCCGGTTTGTCCAAGCAAGCGAACAAACAGCAGTTCAAGGACGCCTGCCACAAGCTGCTTACTGAACAGAACGAAAACAAGAAACTGACTGACTGGACCTTCAAGAAGAGTCCGAAAGACGATTTCTGAATCGGCTCGATCACGCCTGCGGGGTGGGGTGCGCTACTCGGTCAGACCCGAGCGGTGGTTTCATGGCAGATATGCCTGCCCCTCCTCACCCCTGCAAATGCAACACCTCCCCCGGCAGCCAACCAAGCTCGCCATTGCTCAGGCGCCGGCACCAGTACCAGCCATTGAGCGCGCGCAGGGTTTCGATCAATTGCCCAGGGTCGACGTCCAGTTCGTGGGCATTGTAGGGCTCGCGGGCGCGGCCCTGGCCGACGCCGAGCGCTTCGATGATCTGCGCTGGCACCCAGCCTGGCGTCTGGGCCTGGCAACTGCACAGGTACCAGTCCTGCCAGCCATCGTGGCCTTCGAACCGTTGGCCAACCGTAAGCAGTGCGCCTTTGGCGAAGCAGATAGGCTGCGGATACTCGCTGCGGTGTGACTTGATGACCACGTACTTCATGCGCCACTCCCTGGCTGCGGACATCCGCCGAGCCTAGCAGAGGGTGACGACACAACCTGACGCGGCCAGCGCCTGCTTGCGCAATCAACGCATGTAGGCGCGTAGACGCGGGGCCGGCACGCCTGCCACGCCAGCCATGGTCAGCGTGCCGGAGGCAATGGCGCGGGCTCTTGCAACGCCCCAGGCCAGGGCACGGGTCATGGACTCTCCGGGCCTGGCATCGAACGCCTCTTCATGCAGGGCGGCACCCGACACGGCATAGACGCCGAAAAACAACTGCGTGGCGCCCGTGCGCGAGAGACGCACCTGCACATCGATACAGGTGCCGTTGGCGAGGGTCTCATCATGGCGGCGATGGTGCAGGTTGGGGTCGGCCCATGACCAGAACTGGTCACCACGGATTCGCATGTCGCTGGCTCCTTCGACTAAAGGCGTATTGATTCGATCGCACACCCGCAACCGTAGCCCAAGCGAAGCGGGAAGCAAGGACATGATCGACGTGGCCGATGAAATCAGATGATCGGCTGGAGGCCCCGTGGTAGATGGTCTGCTGGCATGCCAAACAGCGTCGATCCGTCCCAACTCACCCGGTCTGCCAACGCTCATCGCTCGGGTGATCACCAAAGCACTTTCCTACATCAACACTGGAAAAACCGCGTTGCCAGCAATACCCTGCCCTATCGACCAGCGCTGCGAGCACGCACATGACAGGGATTGCCCATTTCGAACGTCCACGCTGGCTGCGCGACCTGCTGCGCTTTCTACCCCTCAAGAGCCAGTTCGTGCTGTCAGGCAACATCCGTGACCTGCAAGCCTCCGAGGTCGCGCCCGGCGCCGTCACCGCGCAGAGCTTCAACCAGACCCTGTGCACCGCGCTGCTCGACAGCGGCTATGGCCACGTCCTGCTATGGG
It includes:
- the trbK gene encoding entry exclusion lipoprotein TrbK, with amino-acid sequence MLIKWTSLGAALGIALLLAGCSEEKVPEATTVTCAPDQYEQQLAGLSKQANKQQFKDACHKLLTEQNENKKLTDWTFKKSPKDDF
- a CDS encoding AraC family transcriptional regulator — translated: MQALVMDYAHGAAVAEHCHSDDQLIYAACGVMRVSTAAGSWVIPAGHALWMPAGVEHAVRMEGSVGMRTLLLPARVEGCEVIVVSGLLHALVLAASRLLEREASASAQALIFAELATAQRISAFVPIPHHPRLRGWCEAFLDDPAQDISLQQCGARLNLSARSVARLFQREVGMTFGEWHTHARVMLSQRCLAAGQPILAVALDHGYQSASAFAAMFKRVLGLSPRHWQLNTLQQRGVVR
- a CDS encoding SH3 domain-containing protein; the protein is MKYVVIKSHRSEYPQPICFAKGALLTVGQRFEGHDGWQDWYLCSCQAQTPGWVPAQIIEALGVGQGRAREPYNAHELDVDPGQLIETLRALNGWYWCRRLSNGELGWLPGEVLHLQG